Within the Zea mays cultivar B73 chromosome 10, Zm-B73-REFERENCE-NAM-5.0, whole genome shotgun sequence genome, the region CATGTAGTAGTACTCTACTAAAATATTGCAAGCCAGTGACAGCAATGATGCATACTCTCTCTCGGTCCTGTATACCCTAGGGCTCCTTCTGGTCAAAAGTTGCCCACTGCCCAGGCCTCTATGCATGCATAGGGTTTGTTGGTCTCTTGATTCCTTTGTCATCAACAATCCTTGGACTTTCCACAAGGAAAACATGGGTGAGCAATGAAGTACGTCGGCCCTTCTGGAGGCAGGCACCGGCTAGTGACGTCCTATCAGCGTCTCTTTTGTGTCGGCCTCGAAGCGAAGCTTCACTGCTTTGCCATGTCGACATCAGTAGCACGGCTACATGCTGCAACGTCAAGCTTAACCCTATCGGACGTAGGAAAGCTTGGTCTGTTTCCAATTGTTCTCTCGACCTGGCAACAGGTCAAACGGACATTTTAATCACTAGAGAGTGGGCGAACATGAATGTCAGTGCTGTAAATCTGGGCATGCCAGGCCGCAGATCTCAAATTTTGCACCCACGGCATGCGGCCAAATCTGGTCAGCATGGAAGGGACCTGTCAATTCTTTGTCACACTCGAGGAGATCGAGGCTCTGTTGCTACTTACAATTACAACCATGTGACCGTAATCACATAGTACCCTGTGACGGTCAGCATTCAGAAACCCATCACATTGGTCATGCTCATACTCATCATACACGGCAATCTTGCCGAGCAAAGAAAAACCACTCTAGCCGCTCCATGTGCTGTTGTTCCTGGCACGTGCCTAGATGGTGCCTCTGCCGTGGCGCAGAGGGTGCCGTGCGTAAACAAGTCACCGAACCGAGCACAGCCAATGTTCTTGACAGCCTAATTACAACACACATTTACAAAAGGCAACGTATCCAATGCACATAGACTGCTGGTGCACATCATGCACATATTAAATCCTGCCCTTTCATCTAAGATCAAACGTCTCACAATTATCTCACCTCTCTCTCTCCTGCCTATTTGCTAAAATGCCCTCCCGCCTCTCCCACTTCCTGTCGTGTCGTTCTTTAGAAAGCTGTGTGGCGGACTGTTTATCTGCTTGATCAGAACGGCGGGGAGTATGCAGGGTTCAGCCGTGCCAGATTTTTTTTTTGCTTCCTCCGGTCAATAGAATATGAATGTATTGCGTAGGTGAATATATAGTGGCGTTTTCATGCACCAACAGAATGAGCAAAGAAACTGACAACATCTAGTACATATATCCCctattgttctctctccatctttCTCTGCCTCTCAAATAAAATATGATATATCATAAAAAACTGAATATGCTCTAACTTTTCGACCAATGATTTGAAGCTGCAGCTCAAAAACAAAAAATAATATGCAACAGATTCAGTAAATCTTTCACTGCGCCATTTTCGATCACCATACCTATGTACCACAGTCTTGTATAGGACGACATGGTAAGATACATGTCATCCAACAAAGAGACCGTTGATTCTAAATCGCCCTGGGCAGAAAATCCATAAATTAATTACAAAATTAACAACATACGAGGGTCATCCGTGGTGATCGTTTCTAGGAGGTAAATGAGGGAGATGAGAGGCCTCTAATCAGGGAGACGAACAGCCTGCTAGTGAGCTTTCTGAAAAGTGACATGCACTAAGTGAGGGAGGTGGAAGGGGATTTTATAAAAAAGGCACGAGAGAGATGTGGGATGTGTTTGAGACGTTGGATTTTAGATCAAAGGAtctgatttaatatgtgcattaTGTGCACCAGCAGTTCATGTGCACTGGATATGTTGCCTTTACAAAATACACACCAGATTAAAAACAGAGATGTCCATCACTTGTTATACACGTGATTACTGTCCAATAAAACTTTGGTTGCCACCGCTGAGGGTTCCCATCTCTTTCAACATCTCCCGCGACAGTGTCTTGACAGCAATTCTCCTGGGAACGGAGAGTGGAAGACGACGTACTCCTTCCTTCAGTTGCTGGATCATGTACCTGATAACCTTTAGGCACAGCGTTTTGGGGGCGAACTTTATCACTCCTATTTATAGCCCTAGTCTGCATCAGCGCCTGCAATTTTATAAGAAAGCTATAAGACAGAAGGATCCTGTACACTGTCCTTCATTGTCTTCAGTCTTTGCCATTCTATACGTAGCCTAAATCCTGTGAGTCATGGATCTTCTTTAGTTAATGCAGGTATATCTGACCGTGCAGTGACTGCCGTTTAGCCCAAGCACAAAACAATAGTTTCATCTACTACGTCAATTAATGACGGAGAATCCATAACTGATTCAATAGATTCTGGTGGTTTCACGACAGATTGGGAGACAATAGGCTTCAAAAGAAGATGCAAACACCAAATATATTAAAACAaaatatatactccctccgtttctttttattagtcgctggatagtgcaattttacactatccagtgactaataaaaagaaacggagggagtatatatcACTAGGAAAAGCTGCACGGATTGAAGCCAGATGATATTAAGATTTGTTTGGTTTAACTACACTCGATGGATTACCTGTGACCAGTCAAACACACACCATTGACGCATTCTCAGTGCCTACAATATCACTCGAACACAAGATACTACTTTGTATGCCTCGAACCAGACACGCCATTGACGGCATTCTGAATGCGTACAGTATCGCTCGAACACAAGATACTTAGGATGAAGTCACAACATAAAAGTCATAACAACAGGCAAAGGATTAGAAAGCGTGTCATTTCTGTCGAGAGCTCTGTGTGCATGTAAGGACCTCAGTGGCAAAAGAATCGATACAATTAGCAGCATTCGACATTCCTGGAGTCCTGCGCGGCTGCGCCACCCAGAGAAGCACTCAGTGGACATCAACTGCAGCAGTCCAAGTTATCCTTGCTATGTGAAAACCCAAAGTGCTGAATAACTCAGAGAAGATCTTTCGCTAGCTTTGGCGGCACGTCTATAGAATGGACGTCAGCAGTTGATGGCAGAAGGTGTTGGTCCAGCTCTTCCAGATCACTGTCTCCAATAACCGATGAAGATACCGAATCCATATCATCATCTAAGGAAGGGAGAAAATAAAGGGCAGCAAAAATGTGAGCAAAATAGAAGATAACTAGCAAATGAACAAGAAGATGGCACAGCTCACACCATATAAAAACTATCTACTGGTGTTTGCAAATGTCAGTTAGAATATGGAGTATAGCTTATAGAAGGTTACACTATATTGAGCTGAAGAAAATCAATAATCTGTGGTGTTGATAACTCAACCCTATCTAACTTGCTAGCTACTAGACATTATCATTGCCCCTTTTTTACTAGGTATATTATGAGTCATGCATAACATAACCATCAAGCAAATCAGATTAATGTTCCATGAAACGAAAGTATGCCAGGTCAAAAGGAGAGAGAAAAAGTTTGATCTCCTGGTGGTTATTTTGAATATGATCAAAAGGCTGCCAGATTACTTACTAGTAAAGTATTCAGGATGGTCAATCGCTCATTACACCAAGGAATACCAGTCAAATGGTGGTTCCATATGTTGATGAGTTGATCAGTTGATGTATATAGGACATTTGAAAAATGCAAAGTATAATAACAAGGTCTAGACATTTAGGTAGCAGTTCATTAAAAAAAAACTCAGGCCAACTGCACAAATACATACAAGAATTGTCAGGCACAAACTCACCAGAAAATGCAGGATGAGTAGGGACGTGTCTTActgtggaaacttggatgctttcTGGTAGAAGACAGTTGAAAAATGAACCTAAATATAAGGGGGGAATACAATCAGATACTCTAAAGTATGAAGCACGTCAGGACGAAGACATATCAAACTGGTGATACCAACCCACTCTTGCTAGCCGATTCACCCACCCAGAGATTGATTTCCTGGTCAAGTTTTTACAGACATCATCTGTAAAATGGTTGCAGTTCTTTGAAATCAAATGGTATGTGTTGCCATTGTACTTTCCTGCAAGATTTTCAATGAACGAGCGGAACTCTGCTCTAGACAAGTCAGTTGTGCCCATCCACACAGATCTTCTGTAGGTGAAACCAGGACAACTCTTTGGTTCCACCTCAAATACCCCACTTGTTGGAAACTCGTGTGCTCCATATCCGTACTCCATGCCGTGGACTGTTTATTTGAGTAAAACATACAGTGGTGTTTGAGTTTAAACTCGTAAAAATCAGTTAGCCAGCGCAATGCAAGCTCAAATGCAAGTCAAGAGGTAATGGCAACTGCTAATGGTATAACTTTTTATGACAGAGAACTAATGGTACAGCCTTACAAATAAATAGTGTAAGGTACAACACTCAAACAAGAGTACCACAGAAAAGTGAAGTACATATCCTTCAGTTTTAGAACGGAAAAAAATATGTGCATCCCGGATGCAAACAACCTCTTTTACAGCCTCTCGCATCCAACACTTGGAGGCCCATAAAAACAGATCAAAATTTGTAACTTAATTCTTTAGTAATTtatttttcttctatttatatggACCATAAGATGGTGGATGTGAGTGGCTGTAAAAGAGATTCTTTGCATCCCAGATGCAAATTGTCTTTTACTTTAGAACAGCAAATAGGTCCTAAAACACACGCCTACCAAGTACCAACCCTCGCAAACTATTATTCCAGCCGTTGGCAATGCATAACATGATACACATACACCTATTTTGATTTTTGAGACAATATTCACCCTTACTACTCGAAGcttttttaggccttgttcgtttgtgtcggattgcacccggaatcattccagctaatcaaagtttatataaattagagaagcaatccggttaggaatcgttccgacccaccaatccggcacaaacgaacaagaccTTAAGTGTCCATCCCTATGCCACAGTTCACCTGGCGTATTTGAGCACATTACAGCCATTGAAGCTTCAACAAGACAACAACTGCTGCGTACCTGTCAGAAACAACGGATGAAAAATTTGACCCCCCCTGATTTAGCAGTTTTCTTCGATGCTCGGAAGGTACTAATCGAATTTCTTTTGTTGCCTACGAAGAGCAGCAGAAGCTCGTAATATCCTGGAAATTCAAAACAAAAAAATATCGCAATTTCGGCCTCCTTCTCTTCAACTACAAACTATCGTTCTCCCCTCTTCAATCACTAGACTACAGTTTCGGGTAACTACTAGTCACAGCTGAAACTTTATCCCCTCCAAACAGGTATTGTACTTGTACGAGCACGAGAATATGTACAACAGTACAACTTCAACAGAACACCCATGTTTTCGGAGTGGAAAATAAATTCCGAGGCAAGAGGAAGTGGGAACATAAGCACCTTCGATTCCGGAGTGGAAAATACCGAGGCCGAACCAGTAGAGGTAGTTGTTCATGGGCGTAAGGTCGTACACGTTGAGCACCACGGGCGCCCCTACGCCGGAGCCGTTCTGCGCTTCCATGCCCGCCGCGCCGCCGGTGAAGCCGAGTGGCGCTACAGATCTCGCGATTTGTGCGTCATTAGCTTCTCGATTAGTGCCCCATTCGAGATGATTCGAATGGAAGCGAGGCAAGGGATCGTTTTGCTCCGCCGCTCCGAATTGATTTGGTTCCAAGCGAGGAAGGGAAAGAGCTCAACTAACAAGGGAACGAGAACAACTAGCATGGTTACCACCTTGACCTCTCGAGATATTTTTCGTAATTAGGTGACGGCGCTGTCGTTGGCGTTGTAATCTATTCAAGCCACTGTCATGTGGGGCCGGAAATCCGGTGAAATACAAAAATTTCCCTATTTGGGAGGGCGCTCGAGAGCAAGAGCTCAAAAAAATTGACTCCTAAAATTCTATTTAAGGTGTATCTCAAAAATTATTGATAGTTGATTTTAACACTTTCTTTATTAGTTCCCTTAAAAGTAATCAAAAATATTTTAAACTAGACCAAACTGGTCTTGAGCCTACGTTGATAAAGGAGAACCAACAGTAGGACCGAGCGATAGTAGAGGCCCAACCGATATCGGAGGTCCAATAGCGGGTCATGCGACGACAGAAGGTAAGGTTGTGCGAACGACGAGATGGCGCGGGCGACGGTAAAAGGCGAGGTCGTGCGACCATGCGGGGGATAGCCCGACAAGCCCGACAGATGTTGCAAAAAAATATAGAGCGCTACGTAGATAAGTAGCAAATGGACACGTGAATAGGGCTGGATTTAGGCCTCAGGCCTAGCACATCTAAGTAGATTAGGCCAATATGTCTCTTGGGCCATATTTTTTTATTGGCGTCCAATTAGCCTGCCATCCTCACGCGCACACGTTGAACCTCTATCCTTCGGTCTGCGCCCATGTCGCTAGGGATCTCATAGTCATCGTCTTGTCAAGTCACCGCCTTGGGCCTTGGCGCTTCATCCGCAGCTATGGTCCACGTCCTCGCTGTCTCCCAACCCTAGGCCCTAGTGTCTAGCGCCTACCGGCGCCACCCGCCACCTCGTGCCCTCCCCAATATGGTGTGTCTATGGGCCACGCGAGTGCCTTGGCTACTTCCGGGTGACCGGCCACATCGTGCCCTCGATACTTCTGACAGAGATGAAGTCCTCCGTGTGTGCGCCCTTTGACCTCTCTTGACagagatgattgtggttggggattttatttgTATGCTTTTAAAACACCTCAGCATTAGGGAAAGATAAATGTCCATcgagtgtaatgcctcaatattctataaaACGCACAAAACTAAATTGAACCTGTCGTTCAGTGTGTACTccggtgtatatggagtttgtcagaaatcgttgaggagtaactgaaagggaattaggcttacacctatttcctaaactaattttggtggttgaattgcccaacacaaatatttggactaactagtttgcccaagtttataagttctacaggtaccaaatgttcaccataagccaataaaaagatcaagagaaagggttcaaacaaaggagcaaagggacaaccgaaggcaccctggtctggcgcaccggactgtccggtgtgccaccggacagtgtccggtgcaccagggaactccaagcgaaactcctcaccttcgggaattttcagagacgccgcgctataattcaccggactgtccagtgtacaccggacagtgtccggtgctccaagaggacgcaactctgaactcgccagtctcgggaattctcaatggctagtccgctataattcaccggacatgtccggtgtgacaacgaagcaacggctacttcggcgccaacggctacctgcaggcgcattaaatgcgcgccagcgcgcgcagaagtcaggcacgcccatgctggcgcatcgGGCACtccacagttcatgtccggtgcgccaccagacatcaaggcgggcccagaagtcagagctccaacggtcggaaccctaatggccgggtgacgtggctggcgcaccggacatgtccggtgtgcaccggactgtccggtgcaccatacgacagtcagcctccaccaaacggctagtttggtggttggggctataaatacccccaaccaccccacattcaagtcatccaagttttccacctctcaaccacttacaagagctaggcattcaatacaagacacactcaagtgatcaaatcctctccaattccactcaagactttagtgattagcgagagagatttgtcgtgttcttttgagctcttgcgcttggattgcttctttctttctcacttgttcttgtgatcaaaactccattgtaaccgaggcaagagacaccaattgtgtggtggtccttgcggggaagttttgttcccggtttgatttgagaagagaagctcactcggtccgagggaccgtttgagagagggaaagggttgaaagagacccggtctttgtgaccacctcaacggggagtaggtttgcaagaaccgaacctcggtaaaacaaatccgcgtgtcacactcttcattcgcctgcgatttgttttgtgccctctctctcggactctttattatttctaacgctaacccgtcttgtagttgtgattaattttgtaaatttcagtttcgccctattcaccccccctctaggcgactttcaattgctatcagagcccggtgcttcattagagcctaaccgctcgaagtgatgtaggGAGATCACAccgagagggagatggagaccggcgacaagcccactatgagtcacgggagcacttcatcggaagagtcccgcaccaagaggaaggagaagaagaaggactcctccaacaaagggaaggggaaggagaagaaatcttcttcccacaagtcgcatcggagaggcgacaagaacaagaggatgaggaaagtggtctactacgagaccaacacttcatcaacgtcgacctccgactccgacgcgccgtccgtaacttctaagcgccaagagcgcaagaagtatagtaagatccccctacggtacccccacatttcaaagcgtactcctttactctccgttccattaggcaaaccaccggtttttgacggtgaagattataatatgtggagtgacaaaatgaggcaccatctaacctcactccacacaagcatatggaatgttgttgagtttggtgtacatgtaccatccgtaggggatgaagattacgaCTCGGACAaggtggcccaaattcaccactttaactcccaagcaaccactatactcctcgcctctctaagtcgagaggagtataataaggtgcaagggttaaaaagtgcgaaggaaatttgggacgtactcaagaccgcgcacgagggagacgaggtgacaaagatcaccaagcgggagacgatcgagggggagctcggtcgcttcatgcttcaccaaggggaggatccacaagctatgtacaaccgcttgaagaccttggtgaaccaagtgcgcaacctcgggagcgaaaaatgggatgaccatgagatggtcaaggttattcttagatccctcgtatatcttaaccctacgcaagttcaattaattcgaggtgatcctagatataagctaatgtctcccgaggaagttataggaaaatttgtgagctttgagctaatgattaaaggctcaaagaaaatcatcgagcaaggcacttcctccacacccgaggcacaaccggtcgcattcaaggcaacggaggagaagaatgaggagtctacaccaagtagacaacccatcgacgcctccaagctcgataatgaggaaatggcgctcatcatcaagagttttcgccaaatcctcaagcaaaggagggggaaggattacaagccccgctccaagaaggtgtgctacaaatgtggtaagcccggtcattttatagcaaaatgtccactatctagtgacagtgacatgggcgacgacaagaagggcaagagaagagaaaaagaagaggtaccacaagaagaggggcggcgatgcccatgtgtgccgcgagtgggattctgaggagagctcctccgactcctcctccgacgaggacgtcgccaacatcgccgtcaccaagggacttctcttcccaaacatcggccacaagtgcctcatggccaaggagggcaaaaagaagaaggtaaaatcaagatcctccactaaatatgaaaactctagtgatgaggatgatgctagcaatgaggaggataacttgcgcattctttttgccgacctaaacatgcaacaaaaagaaaaattaaatgaattgattagtgctattcatgagaaggatgatctcttggactctcaagaggacttccttattaaggagaacaaaaagcatgttaaggtaaaaaatgcttatgctctacaaattgaaaaatgtgaaaaattgtctagtgagctaagtacttgccatgagactattgacaaccttagaaatgaaaatactagattaattgctaaggttgattcacatgtttgtgatgtttcaattcccaatcttagaaatgataatgttgatttacatgctaagattaaagaattgaataattctcttgctagtcttaggattgaaaatgaaaaattgcttgttaaggctaaagattttgatgtttgtaatgttactatctccaaccttagaagtgaaaatgatatattacatgctaaggttgtagaattaaaatcttgcaaaccctctacatctaccgttgagcatgtgtccatttgcactagatgtagagatgtcgatattgatgctattcatgatcatgtggctttaattaaacaacaaaatgaccatatagcaaaattagatgctaaaattgccaagcatgaacttgaaaatgagaaatttaaatttgctcgtagtatgctttataatgggagacgccctggcatcaaggatgacattggcttccaaaggggagacaatgtcaaacttaatgcccctccaaagaaattgtc harbors:
- the LOC100283076 gene encoding EREBP-4 like protein yields the protein MEAQNGSGVGAPVVLNVYDLTPMNNYLYWFGLGIFHSGIEVHGMEYGYGAHEFPTSGVFEVEPKSCPGFTYRRSVWMGTTDLSRAEFRSFIENLAGKYNGNTYHLISKNCNHFTDDVCKNLTRKSISGWVNRLARVGSFFNCLLPESIQVSTVRHVPTHPAFSDDDMDSVSSSVIGDSDLEELDQHLLPSTADVHSIDVPPKLAKDLL